A region from the Drosophila mauritiana strain mau12 chromosome 2L, ASM438214v1, whole genome shotgun sequence genome encodes:
- the LOC117140648 gene encoding uncharacterized protein LOC117140648 isoform X1 produces the protein MEDIKIKLEPQDEVPDSASRILSACDTLKILDEGSQMITVPIRDRLRSEDERLFIDSLGLDQQIFASEDNLNPKDCDICQYKFRSQQDISSHRVHHEMNLHFCRLGCGIWLDTLEKILEHEYRQHTQPGHAFCCRVCDFLANTADNLASHMQKHIYVYRFVCSVCRRHFESKQSLNLHRKQSQNFCRQLDFKKGLSSKPELVAVTTPVPSESFCYVQIKEEPLNAEEADQMILEDNPPLNVKLEPQDEEMPDVSIKEEHSNDIWTAIHTPLRNKLRLPALTTTKEEMHLKTGVRRNGLLTSNVESLNKKTHHSVISDDTNIPISNQEPSNSSIAANILNVLPSNCMVIKLPLNTKILKMPGQAPAAPKEPLTVTLSGTENSTNFIKIPKTISISTVGSMHKSAKTVQPTQTQSRSPCFLVDAFNQSECRPESMKIIKEFRNQIRSIEKTLPLPGTVLQSSKLTMDESSSPMEAPKPVELMLNPSALMVARELQIQYPLYRFTWTCPLCQGMFEKHCAFRTHLTKNHGLGDEKCNVLKVVLMPSKILSQDSANAQIVHVPSNPQTPVSPPELPNTVNLLSGAPAPLTGQTSALSNLPVIRGGLSQKNINIATSKVPKKSRKNQPFQCTECLKVFTTFGALRIHKSIHTGELPYQCSYCDKRFRTPGQVRVHHRRHTGEKPFKCKICSLDFTHRETLISHLSRHIGMKRYKCYGCDKYFVVVSGLRAHRRLRPDTCGKVKFTARAHGPRVRVIRGEVVFEYHPEHNGYLRSEDPLNILSQRDQTDLTPPETAKGISRYQ, from the exons ATGGAGGACATCAAGATCAAGTTGGAGCCGCAGGACGAAGTGCCGGACAGTGCAAGCAGAATTCTGAGCG CATGTGATACGCTGAAAATTTTGGACGAGGGGTCTCAAATGATAACTGTGCCGATCAGGGATCGTTTGCGTTCCGAGGACGAGCGCCTATTTATCGACAGCCTTGGACTCGACCAACAG ATATTTGCGTCGGAGGACAATCTAAATCCAAAAGATTGCGATATTTGCCAATATAAGTTTAGAAGCCAACAGGATATATCAAGTCACCGGGTCCACCACGAAATGAACCTACATTTCTGTCGCCTGGGCTGTGGCATCTGGCTGGACACGCTTGAAAAGATCCTTGAGCATGAATATCGCCAGCATACCCAGCCAGGACATGCGTTTTGCTGTAGG GTTtgcgattttttggccaatACCGCGGACAACCTGGCCAGCCATATGCAAAAGCACATTTACGTATATCGCTTTGTTTGTTCCGTTTGTCGTCGGCATTTTGAGTCAAAACAGAGCCTCAATCTGCATAGGAAGCAGAGCCAAAACTTTTGCAGGCAGTTGGATTTCAAAAAGGGGTTATCATCGAAGCCGGAACTTGTGGCAGTTACTACGCCGGTGCCCTCGGAGTCGTTTTGCTATGTGCAAATAAAAGAGGAGCCACTTAACGCAGAGGAAGCAGATCAAATGATATTGGAAGACAACCCCCCACTCAACGTAAAATTGGAGCCACAGGACGAGGAAATGCCAGATGTAAGTATTAAGGAGGAGCATTCAAATGACATCTGGACAGCCATACATACTCCGTTGAGGAATAAACTGCGCCTGCCTGCTCTGACCACTACCAAAGAGGAGATGCACTTAAAAA CAGGTGTTAGGCGAAATGGACTACTAACGTCTAATGTGGAATCTCTTAACAAGAAAACCCATCACTCAGTGATATCCGATGATACGAATATTCCAATTTCCAACCAAGAACCTTCAAATTCCTCCATTGCAGCCAATATACTGAATGTGTTACCTAGTAACTGCATGGTCATCAAGTTGCCGCTCAACACAAAAATTCTTAAGATGCCAGGTCAAGCTCCGGCTGCCCCTAAGGAACCTCTTACTGTAACTCTGAGTGGTACGGAGAATTCAACCAATTTCATAAAGATTCCGAAGACGATAAGTATAAGTACCGTCGGTTCCATGCATAAGTCTGCTAAGACAGTGCAACCAACCCAAACTCAAAGTCGATCACCGTGCTTTCTTGTCGACGCGTTTAACCAATCCGAATGCAGACCCGAATCCATGAAGATAATCAAAGAATTTCGTAATCAAATTCGCTCCATAGAGAAGACATTGCCACTGCCGGGAACAGTGCTACAATCGTCGAAATTAACGATGGACGAATCATCATCTCCCATGGAGGCACCCAAACCCGTAGAACTGATGCTCAACCCGTCGGCTTTAATGGTGGCCAGGGAACTGCAGATACAGTACCCGCTATATCGATTTACGTGGACTTGTCCGCTATGCCAGGGAATGTTCGAGAAGCATTGCGCATTTCGTACGCATCTGACTAAAAACCACGGCTTAGGCGATGAAAAGTGTAACGTCCTTAAAGTGGTTTTAATGCCTTCTAAAA TACTTTCACAGGACTCAGCAAATGCTCAAATAGTGCATGTGCCATCGAATCCACAAACGCCTGTGTCTCCTCCCGAACTGCCCAATACTGTTAATTTGCTAAGTGGAGCGCCTGCACCTTTAACAGGCCAGACATCAGCACTATCCAATCTGCCTGTTATAAGAGGTGGTTTATCccagaaaaatataaatatagcTACATCAAAGGTCCCAAAGAAGTCCAGAAAAAATCAGCCGTTCCAGTGCACCGAATGCTTAAAAGTGTTTACTACTTTTGGAGCCCTGCGCATTCACAAGTCAATACATACGGGAGAACTGCCTTACCAGTGCAGCTACTGTGACAAACGTTTCCGAACTCCTGGACAAGTTCGGGTACACCACCGTCGTCACACCGGAGAGAAACCATTTAAGTGCAAA ATATGCTCGTTAGACTTTACTCACCGGGAAACTTTAATTTCCCATCTATCGCGGCATATTGGGATGAAGCGGTATAAATGCTACGGATGCGATAAATACTTTGTAGTTGTCAGCGGCTTACGAGCCCATCGTCGTCTCCGGCCAGACACGTGTGGGAAGGTTAAGTTCACCGCTCGAGCCCATGGTCCCCGCGTGCGGGTCATCAGGGGAGAGGTGGTGTTCGAGTATCACCCAGAGCACAACGGCTACTTACGCAGTGAGGACCCGCTCAACATTTTGTCCCAACGTGATCAAACCGACTTAACCCCGCCAGAAACTGCAAAGGGTATAAGTCGTTATCAGTGA
- the LOC117140648 gene encoding uncharacterized protein LOC117140648 isoform X2, with protein MEDIKIKLEPQDEVPDSASRILSACDTLKILDEGSQMITVPIRDRLRSEDERLFIDSLGLDQQIFASEDNLNPKDCDICQYKFRSQQDISSHRVHHEMNLHFCRLGCGIWLDTLEKILEHEYRQHTQPGHAFCCRVCDFLANTADNLASHMQKHIYVYRFVCSVCRRHFESKQSLNLHRKQSQNFCRQLDFKKGLSSKPELVAVTTPVPSESFCYVQIKEEPLNAEEADQMILEDNPPLNVKLEPQDEEMPDVSIKEEHSNDIWTAIHTPLRNKLRLPALTTTKEEMHLKTGVRRNGLLTSNVESLNKKTHHSVISDDTNIPISNQEPSNSSIAANILNVLPSNCMVIKLPLNTKILKMPGQAPAAPKEPLTVTLSGTENSTNFIKIPKTISISTVGSMHKSAKTVQPTQTQSRSPCFLVDAFNQSECRPESMKIIKEFRNQIRSIEKTLPLPGTVLQSSKLTMDESSSPMEAPKPVELMLNPSALMVARELQIQYPLYRFTWTCPLCQGMFEKHCAFRTHLTKNHGLGDEKCNVLKVVLMPSKILSQDSANAQIVHVPSNPQTPVSPPELPNTVNLLSGAPAPLTGQTSALSNLPVIRGGLSQKNINIATSKVPKKSRKNQPFQCTECLKVFTTFGALRIHKSIHTGELPYQCSYCDKRFRTPGQVRVHHRRHTGEKPFKCKICSLDFTHRETLISHLSRHIGMKRYKCYGCDKYFVVVSGLRAHRRLRPDTCGKVKFTARAHGPRVRVIRGEVVFEYHPEHNGYLRSEDPLNILSQRDQTDLTPPETAKGISRYQ; from the exons ATGGAGGACATCAAGATCAAGTTGGAGCCGCAGGACGAAGTGCCGGACAGTGCAAGCAGAATTCTGAGCG CATGTGATACGCTGAAAATTTTGGACGAGGGGTCTCAAATGATAACTGTGCCGATCAGGGATCGTTTGCGTTCCGAGGACGAGCGCCTATTTATCGACAGCCTTGGACTCGACCAACAG ATATTTGCGTCGGAGGACAATCTAAATCCAAAAGATTGCGATATTTGCCAATATAAGTTTAGAAGCCAACAGGATATATCAAGTCACCGGGTCCACCACGAAATGAACCTACATTTCTGTCGCCTGGGCTGTGGCATCTGGCTGGACACGCTTGAAAAGATCCTTGAGCATGAATATCGCCAGCATACCCAGCCAGGACATGCGTTTTGCTGTAGG GTTtgcgattttttggccaatACCGCGGACAACCTGGCCAGCCATATGCAAAAGCACATTTACGTATATCGCTTTGTTTGTTCCGTTTGTCGTCGGCATTTTGAGTCAAAACAGAGCCTCAATCTGCATAGGAAGCAGAGCCAAAACTTTTGCAGGCAGTTGGATTTCAAAAAGGGGTTATCATCGAAGCCGGAACTTGTGGCAGTTACTACGCCGGTGCCCTCGGAGTCGTTTTGCTATGTGCAAATAAAAGAGGAGCCACTTAACGCAGAGGAAGCAGATCAAATGATATTGGAAGACAACCCCCCACTCAACGTAAAATTGGAGCCACAGGACGAGGAAATGCCAGATGTAAGTATTAAGGAGGAGCATTCAAATGACATCTGGACAGCCATACATACTCCGTTGAGGAATAAACTGCGCCTGCCTGCTCTGACCACTACCAAAGAGGAGATGCACTTAAAAA CAGGTGTTAGGCGAAATGGACTACTAACGTCTAATGTGGAATCTCTTAACAAGAAAACCCATCACTCAGTGATATCCGATGATACGAATATTCCAATTTCCAACCAAGAACCTTCAAATTCCTCCATTGCAGCCAATATACTGAATGTGTTACCTAGTAACTGCATGGTCATCAAGTTGCCGCTCAACACAAAAATTCTTAAGATGCCAGGTCAAGCTCCGGCTGCCCCTAAGGAACCTCTTACTGTAACTCTGAGTGGTACGGAGAATTCAACCAATTTCATAAAGATTCCGAAGACGATAAGTATAAGTACCGTCGGTTCCATGCATAAGTCTGCTAAGACAGTGCAACCAACCCAAACTCAAAGTCGATCACCGTGCTTTCTTGTCGACGCGTTTAACCAATCCGAATGCAGACCCGAATCCATGAAGATAATCAAAGAATTTCGTAATCAAATTCGCTCCATAGAGAAGACATTGCCACTGCCGGGAACAGTGCTACAATCGTCGAAATTAACGATGGACGAATCATCATCTCCCATGGAGGCACCCAAACCCGTAGAACTGATGCTCAACCCGTCGGCTTTAATGGTGGCCAGGGAACTGCAGATACAGTACCCGCTATATCGATTTACGTGGACTTGTCCGCTATGCCAGGGAATGTTCGAGAAGCATTGCGCATTTCGTACGCATCTGACTAAAAACCACGGCTTAGGCGATGAAAAGTGTAACGTCCTTAAAGTGGTTTTAATGCCTTCTAAAA TACTTTCACAGGACTCAGCAAATGCTCAAATAGTGCATGTGCCATCGAATCCACAAACGCCTGTGTCTCCTCCCGAACTGCCCAATACTGTTAATTTGCTAAGTGGAGCGCCTGCACCTTTAACAGGCCAGACATCAGCACTATCCAATCTGCCTGTTATAAGAGGTGGTTTATCccagaaaaatataaatatagcTACATCAAAGGTCCCAAAGAAGTCCAGAAAAAATCAGCCGTTCCAGTGCACCGAATGCTTAAAAGTGTTTACTACTTTTGGAGCCCTGCGCATTCACAAGTCAATACATACGGGAGAACTGCCTTACCAGTGCAGCTACTGTGACAAACGTTTCCGAACTCCTGGACAAGTTCGGGTACACCACCGTCGTCACACCGGAGAGAAACCATTTAAGTGCAAA ATATGCTCGTTAGACTTTACTCACCGGGAAACTTTAATTTCCCATCTATCGCGGCATATTGGGATGAAGCGGTATAAATGCTACGGATGCGATAAATACTTTGTAGTTGTCAGCGGCTTACGAGCCCATCGTCGTCTCCGGCCAGACACGTGTGGGAAGGTTAAGTTCACCGCTCGAGCCCATGGTCCCCGCGTGCGGGTCATCAGGGGAGAGGTGGTGTTCGAGTATCACCCAGAGCACAACGGCTACTTACGCAGTGAGGACCCGCTCAACATTTTGTCCCAACGTGATCAAACCGACTTAACCCCGCCAGAAACTGCAAAGGGTATAAGTCGTTATCA ATAA
- the LOC117140685 gene encoding transcriptional activator hap3, producing MSNSEDSQQYLNDMLVKEEDEASGDDSDKQDGGIMLREQDRFLPICNIIKIMKVPVPQNGKIAKDARECIQECVSEFISFISSEAIERSVAENRKTVNGDDLLVAFSNLGFDNYVEPLSIYLQKYRESNKSDRNLFLDASYPHNEDGTSANDAGKQ from the exons ATGAGCAATAGCGAGGACTCGCAGCAGTATCTAAACGACATGCTGGTcaaggaggaggacgaggcTTCCGGCG ACGATTCGGACAAACAGGATGGAGGGATAATGCTGCGCGAGCAGGACCGATTTCTGCCCATCTGCAACATCATAAAGATCATGAAGGTTCCGGTGCCCCAGAACGGCAAGATAGCCAAGGATGCACGAGAGTGCATCCAGGAGTGCGTCTCCGAATTCATATCCTTCATTAGCAGTGAAGCCATCGAACGTAGCGTCGCCGAGAATCGCAAGACAGTCAACGGGGACGATCTGCTGGTGGCGTTCAGCAATCTGGGATTCGACAACTACGTGGAACCACTGTCCATTTACCTGCAAAAGTACCGCGAG TCGAACAAATCGGATCGTAATCTCTTTCTGGACGCCAGTTATCCGCACAACGAAGATGGGACCTCCGCAAACGATGCGGGGAAACAGTAG
- the LOC117140648 gene encoding uncharacterized protein LOC117140648 isoform X3, producing MEDIKIKLEPQDEVPDSASRILSACDTLKILDEGSQMITVPIRDRLRSEDERLFIDSLGLDQQIFASEDNLNPKDCDICQYKFRSQQDISSHRVHHEMNLHFCRLGCGIWLDTLEKILEHEYRQHTQPGHAFCCRVCDFLANTADNLASHMQKHIYVYRFVCSVCRRHFESKQSLNLHRKQSQNFCRQLDFKKGLSSKPELVAVTTPVPSESFCYVQIKEEPLNAEEADQMILEDNPPLNVKLEPQDEEMPDVSIKEEHSNDIWTAIHTPLRNKLRLPALTTTKEEMHLKSVRRNGLLTSNVESLNKKTHHSVISDDTNIPISNQEPSNSSIAANILNVLPSNCMVIKLPLNTKILKMPGQAPAAPKEPLTVTLSGTENSTNFIKIPKTISISTVGSMHKSAKTVQPTQTQSRSPCFLVDAFNQSECRPESMKIIKEFRNQIRSIEKTLPLPGTVLQSSKLTMDESSSPMEAPKPVELMLNPSALMVARELQIQYPLYRFTWTCPLCQGMFEKHCAFRTHLTKNHGLGDEKCNVLKVVLMPSKILSQDSANAQIVHVPSNPQTPVSPPELPNTVNLLSGAPAPLTGQTSALSNLPVIRGGLSQKNINIATSKVPKKSRKNQPFQCTECLKVFTTFGALRIHKSIHTGELPYQCSYCDKRFRTPGQVRVHHRRHTGEKPFKCKICSLDFTHRETLISHLSRHIGMKRYKCYGCDKYFVVVSGLRAHRRLRPDTCGKVKFTARAHGPRVRVIRGEVVFEYHPEHNGYLRSEDPLNILSQRDQTDLTPPETAKGISRYQ from the exons ATGGAGGACATCAAGATCAAGTTGGAGCCGCAGGACGAAGTGCCGGACAGTGCAAGCAGAATTCTGAGCG CATGTGATACGCTGAAAATTTTGGACGAGGGGTCTCAAATGATAACTGTGCCGATCAGGGATCGTTTGCGTTCCGAGGACGAGCGCCTATTTATCGACAGCCTTGGACTCGACCAACAG ATATTTGCGTCGGAGGACAATCTAAATCCAAAAGATTGCGATATTTGCCAATATAAGTTTAGAAGCCAACAGGATATATCAAGTCACCGGGTCCACCACGAAATGAACCTACATTTCTGTCGCCTGGGCTGTGGCATCTGGCTGGACACGCTTGAAAAGATCCTTGAGCATGAATATCGCCAGCATACCCAGCCAGGACATGCGTTTTGCTGTAGG GTTtgcgattttttggccaatACCGCGGACAACCTGGCCAGCCATATGCAAAAGCACATTTACGTATATCGCTTTGTTTGTTCCGTTTGTCGTCGGCATTTTGAGTCAAAACAGAGCCTCAATCTGCATAGGAAGCAGAGCCAAAACTTTTGCAGGCAGTTGGATTTCAAAAAGGGGTTATCATCGAAGCCGGAACTTGTGGCAGTTACTACGCCGGTGCCCTCGGAGTCGTTTTGCTATGTGCAAATAAAAGAGGAGCCACTTAACGCAGAGGAAGCAGATCAAATGATATTGGAAGACAACCCCCCACTCAACGTAAAATTGGAGCCACAGGACGAGGAAATGCCAGATGTAAGTATTAAGGAGGAGCATTCAAATGACATCTGGACAGCCATACATACTCCGTTGAGGAATAAACTGCGCCTGCCTGCTCTGACCACTACCAAAGAGGAGATGCACTTAAAAA GTGTTAGGCGAAATGGACTACTAACGTCTAATGTGGAATCTCTTAACAAGAAAACCCATCACTCAGTGATATCCGATGATACGAATATTCCAATTTCCAACCAAGAACCTTCAAATTCCTCCATTGCAGCCAATATACTGAATGTGTTACCTAGTAACTGCATGGTCATCAAGTTGCCGCTCAACACAAAAATTCTTAAGATGCCAGGTCAAGCTCCGGCTGCCCCTAAGGAACCTCTTACTGTAACTCTGAGTGGTACGGAGAATTCAACCAATTTCATAAAGATTCCGAAGACGATAAGTATAAGTACCGTCGGTTCCATGCATAAGTCTGCTAAGACAGTGCAACCAACCCAAACTCAAAGTCGATCACCGTGCTTTCTTGTCGACGCGTTTAACCAATCCGAATGCAGACCCGAATCCATGAAGATAATCAAAGAATTTCGTAATCAAATTCGCTCCATAGAGAAGACATTGCCACTGCCGGGAACAGTGCTACAATCGTCGAAATTAACGATGGACGAATCATCATCTCCCATGGAGGCACCCAAACCCGTAGAACTGATGCTCAACCCGTCGGCTTTAATGGTGGCCAGGGAACTGCAGATACAGTACCCGCTATATCGATTTACGTGGACTTGTCCGCTATGCCAGGGAATGTTCGAGAAGCATTGCGCATTTCGTACGCATCTGACTAAAAACCACGGCTTAGGCGATGAAAAGTGTAACGTCCTTAAAGTGGTTTTAATGCCTTCTAAAA TACTTTCACAGGACTCAGCAAATGCTCAAATAGTGCATGTGCCATCGAATCCACAAACGCCTGTGTCTCCTCCCGAACTGCCCAATACTGTTAATTTGCTAAGTGGAGCGCCTGCACCTTTAACAGGCCAGACATCAGCACTATCCAATCTGCCTGTTATAAGAGGTGGTTTATCccagaaaaatataaatatagcTACATCAAAGGTCCCAAAGAAGTCCAGAAAAAATCAGCCGTTCCAGTGCACCGAATGCTTAAAAGTGTTTACTACTTTTGGAGCCCTGCGCATTCACAAGTCAATACATACGGGAGAACTGCCTTACCAGTGCAGCTACTGTGACAAACGTTTCCGAACTCCTGGACAAGTTCGGGTACACCACCGTCGTCACACCGGAGAGAAACCATTTAAGTGCAAA ATATGCTCGTTAGACTTTACTCACCGGGAAACTTTAATTTCCCATCTATCGCGGCATATTGGGATGAAGCGGTATAAATGCTACGGATGCGATAAATACTTTGTAGTTGTCAGCGGCTTACGAGCCCATCGTCGTCTCCGGCCAGACACGTGTGGGAAGGTTAAGTTCACCGCTCGAGCCCATGGTCCCCGCGTGCGGGTCATCAGGGGAGAGGTGGTGTTCGAGTATCACCCAGAGCACAACGGCTACTTACGCAGTGAGGACCCGCTCAACATTTTGTCCCAACGTGATCAAACCGACTTAACCCCGCCAGAAACTGCAAAGGGTATAAGTCGTTATCAGTGA